TGGAAAGAAGAGTTTAGCTGAAAAAGTTGTTTATGAAGCTTTAGATATAGTTTCTGAAGAAACTGGTGAGGAGCCATTAGAGGTTGTAAAAGAAGCATTAGATAATATTATGCCTGTTCTTGAGGTTAGATCAAGAAGAGTAGGTGGTTCTAATTATCAGGTTCCAGTGGAAGTTGATGAAAATCGTAAGTTGAGTTTAGGTTTGCGCTGGTTTGTTCAGTCAACAAGAAAACGTGGAGAGCGGACAATTGTAGAAAGAGTAGCAGGAGAATTAATGGATGCATATAATAATACAGGTGGAGCAGTAAGAAAGAAAGAAGAAGTACACCGCATGGCAGAA
Above is a window of Halonatronomonas betaini DNA encoding:
- the rpsG gene encoding 30S ribosomal protein S7, producing the protein MRKNRAERRTVKPDPVYNDVIINRIINKIMLDGKKSLAEKVVYEALDIVSEETGEEPLEVVKEALDNIMPVLEVRSRRVGGSNYQVPVEVDENRKLSLGLRWFVQSTRKRGERTIVERVAGELMDAYNNTGGAVRKKEEVHRMAEANRAFAHYRW